ACGGACCCATCCGTCGGTGTCGATATCTTCGATCCCATAGTGGGCAGCGAGTGAACGATTGACATACGCATAGTCCGCATCAAGGATCTCCAAGATCGAACCGTTGTTTCGGAATAGGTGTTCGAAAAAGAGAATCGTTTCTTCGTACATGTCGTGTCGAAGTGACGCGAACTCGGGATAAAGCTTTTCGTTCTTGTCGTCGTTCTCGCTAAAGTTCCGTAGGTGCAGCCATTGGCAGGCAAACTGGATCGCAAGCCTGCGGGTTTTTTCATCCGATAGCAGGCGGTCGATTTCGGCCCCAAGAGTTGCTGGGTTGCTGAGTTCTCCTGCGTTTGCAGAACGCATTAGTTTTTCGTCTGGCATCGACGACCAAAAGAAAAAGCTAAGGCGATTGGCATATTCGATTGCAGACACGTCCGCGGTGCCCGAACCTTCGGGCTGAACTTCACGTCGATACAAAAATGCCGGAGAAGCGAAGATCCGCGTGAGCAGTAGCTCGATCGCTTTCTCATGCGGCAAGTCTTCACCACGCAGTGACTGGTAGAGTTCGCTTAGGCCCCGTTGCTCGGGTTCCGAAAGTGGCCGACGCCATGCTTGCGAAGCCAGACGCAACGCAGAATCCACTTGCAGCGGTTCGAGATCGATTTGACGTTGCCGAAACTCGTTTGCTCGGCGAACAACATCTGGTTTTAAAGGGTCCCAAACCTTGACTAGGTCCGGTCGATCTTGCGTCGCAAATTCTCGTAGCTGTTCGAATGCGACTTCATAACGCAGAGGTTCTTGCGCCACGAAAAGCATTTCATCCCACATCTGATCAAGCGTTTTCTTCTGCTGATCGTCAAGCATTAAACGCTGAAGGTCGTCGTCTTGACGATAGTACAAACTGAGCGTCACCACTTCGTCGACCGGGACGATTCGCGAATAACAAACCAGGGGAGGAAAGCAATCGCAGAATAGATCAAATGCGTCTCGAACCGATTGTTGTTTTTGTCCTCGGGGATGAACGAGCACTGGGGTGGCAAGTGGCAACGAATTTGAATTGTGCGCAGCTAGTGCGACTTCGATACAGACACTTCCTTCTTTGCCAGCGGCGTCATGAAGGACTGCGTCTAGCTGCAGCGTCCTGCCTTGCGCAATCGATTGGGGAATGGTGAATGCTAATTTGGCCGGTGCTTGAACCACCAAGTCGTTCTTTCCGATCCCTTCAAGAGATTCGGATGATCCAAACCGCGAATCCGGAATCGAACGCTCGATCAGCTCATTCAGATTCCTTTTCTCGCTATTGAGTTCATCCGCATGCTGTTGTAGCCACTGGATTGATGCAAGCGGAACATCGACATCATTTTCGATCGTGATTCGAGGATTGCGTAGGATCACGATATCGGAATCGCTACCGTCATTCGCATCGGAGATCGTCAAGTGAATAGCGATGTCGGATTCAGGTTCTGCCGGCAATGCAAAATTAACTGACTGGTTTGTCAGAACCGGTGAAACTCTTTCCATCCAACGTTTCGGTTTTCCATCGCCGCCGACATGACCGATTGAATTGAATCGGAAGGTCGCTTGTTGCAGTGCTTTGACGGTCTTCAAAACTTGGTCAACATCGGCCTCGGAAAACTGTTTTGCGATTTGATTGACGATCACCCCGTTTTGAGGGTCCGTTCTTGATAATCGAGCCCAAAGAAAACCGAGGTATTGCGGATTCAAACTGTGGTGATCAGCGATGTCAAGAATCGACTGCTCGCCGGCACGCAAGTCCGTTTGCGACGCTTTTAGTGCGTGCAGATACTTTGCATAAGGAATCGCACCGCCTTCGTTGGGCACAGACCCTGCGCCACTGACCTGCATTTCGACATTTGAAAACTCGGTGAAATTTAGGTAGAAGTCGCGGATATCTTGAACACGTTCGTCGGTCCAGTCGCGGCGTGAAGTGAACTCCGAAAAATCGATCCCTTGAGGCGTCAGGACGGCGTGGGACGCGATAAGTCTTGCCGCGTCTAAGTATTTCGATACCAATGCCGGAGACATCGCTTGAGCTTCGCCGGTATTGATAAAGCCTTCTCCTGCGGCACCATCGACGGGGAATTCCGCGGTCGGATTCAAACTGGAAACGCCTGTCAGGTCGCCGATGGTGTAGCGATATTCTTCATTGTTGAGACGTCGAAGCATCACCGGGCCAGGGTCGCCTGCATTAGCCTTTGCGGCGGATCGCAGATACTGTTCAACCCACGACAAGAGCAGTCGATGTTCGTCGTCGCTTAATGGTTCGGCATCTTTAGGAGGCATTTGATGACTGCGAATCATTGCTCGCGTCTTGACCCAAACGCTGTTCTCGCGTGAAACGTCTCGCGATTCATTGAACTGTGACAGGTCGATATCGGCTTCTGCATTGTCGCTTGAGTGACAGTCGATGCATGCACGATGAAGGATGGGGCGAATGTCGTGTGCAAAGTCCGGTAGGTCGGTCTGCGTTTCGTCAGCGATTGCCGTACTAGCGGAAAGGACTGCGGCGAACAGCAAAGTGATTTTGGCAAGTGGTGACATCGGACAACGGTAGATAGAAGTGTTGCGATGGGCGATCTGTTTCGACAATCGCGAACGCATCAAAAGAAAAACGCCGTGCATCATTATGCACGGCGCCGGCGTCGATGATGTTGTCGCCGAAGCGATATTCAGCAACAAGAGGAAAACAATTCAGCTGAATGTCTTACGCGGTGCCAAGATCCAGGCGGCCGTCGGAGTCACCGAATTGTGTGACGGGAACGCCCATCAGGTTTAACATCGAAACATAAAGGTTTGACATCGGTTGCTTTTCAGCTTGATAGTACCGGCCGGTTGTAACCTTTCCACCGCCGTGTCCCGCCATGATGACGGGAAGGTTTTCATGGGTGTGTCGGTTGCCGTCAGCGATCGCACCGCCGTAGATGATCATCGAATTGTGAAGCAGGCTATTCCCATCGACGTCTTCGGTCTGTCGCATCTTTTCAAGGAACCGTGCAAAGTGCTCGATGTAGAACTGGTCAATTCGAGCCACTTTTTCAGCGAGCTTTTCATCACGTTGGCTATGGGTTAGCCAGTGGTGTCCTTCGGGGATGCCCAGTTGCGGGAATGTCCGATTGCTACCGTCGTAGGCCAGCAACAATGTCGCGACTCGCGTCGAATCGGTTTGAAAAGCCAAGTGCAACATGTCGTACATCAGCGTCATGTAGTCGCCAAAGTCACGAGGGATTCCCGCGGGGGCGTCTTGGTCTGTTTCTGGAGGATCTTTGAAGCGTTCGGCGGCCTCGATGCGTCGTTCCATGTCACGGACGACCGAAAAGTATTCGTCAAATTTTCGGCTGTCGGCAGCAGCAAGCTGTCGTTGTACGTCGCGGCCTTCTTCTAAAACGAAATCGAGCACGCTCTTTTTCGTTGCTAATCGGGCTTCGTAGTTCTGCTTTCGATCGTTGGCAGTGCCCGCACCGAATAGTCTTTCGAACACAAGCCTGGGATTCGCTTCGGGCGTGACCGGAGTTGAGGGCGAACTCCACGCGAGGTTGTATTGGTATGCACACGCATATCCTGAGTCACAGCTGCCGGAGTTTCGGATCAGGTCCGATGTCAGCTCCAGCGATGGCATTCGGGTGACCGAACCGAAAGCTTGCGCGGCGACTTGGTCAACCGAGATCCCGCATTGGATGTCGCTGCCGGATGTCTTACGGGCTCGCAGGCCGGTTAGGAATGTGGCGTTTGCACGGGCATGGTCACCCGCCCCGTCTGGACCCGCCGTGGCATTGATATGGTCCAGGCCGCTGATCACTTGCAGATCCGATTTCAGCCCTTCGAGCGGCTTCATCGTTTCGTTGAGCTGGTAATCCTCTGTCGGGAACCAGTTTTCTTGCTGCACACCATTGGGAATCGACATGAATGCCATCCGCAGTGGTGCACCGGTGGAGGTGACTGCACCGGCGGAAGGAGTCGCTTCGAACGCCGCTGCACTGCTTGCCTTTAGCGAGACGAGTGCCGGCAACGCGACCGACAAGCCGCTTCCGCGCAGGAATCCACGTCGACTGAAAGTTGGTTTCTGTCCGTGACTCATGGCGACTCTCCACTCGCTTGAATTTCGTTTGATGAAATGGTTTGTTGATCTGTGCTGGTCAGTCGTTGTTTTTGAAATGGCGCCGACTCGATCACCGCTTTGACCAGGACACTAAATTTGCCATCGTTCTGCCGAAGCTTTTCAACGATTTGGTCCACGGTGTGTTCGTCGGTGTATTCCATACCGCGTCCAATGGCGAACACCAAAAGCTTTTCCGTAACGCAGCGATAGAAATCGTCCGCATGATTTTCACGTAACAGCTTTTTTAGCTCGCGAATATCGCTAAACGTTTCTCCGGTGACCAATTCACCTTGGGGTTCGATGGGTGATCCGTTATCGGAATCTCTCCACATTCCTAGGGCGTCAAAGTTTTCCAGAGCGAGACCGATCGGGTCCATTCGCGCGTGGCACGAAGCACATAACGCGTCTTCACGGTGGACCGCCAATAGTTCACGCAAGGTCGGTTCGCGTCCGTCGAAGCGATCCGCTGATTCCTCCAGTTCGGGTACGACACCCGGTGCCGGTGGGGCGGGGGTACCCAAAATGTTATCGAGGATAAATAGCCCGCGTTTGACAGGTGAGGTGCGTGTCGGATTGGAAGTCACCATCAACATGGAAGCTTGCGTCAGCAATCCGCCTCGGGGGCTGTCTTCTGGCAGTTCGACACGACGCATCTTTTCACCTTTGACGCCTTCGATGCCATAGTGGTCCGCCAGTTTCGGATCCAGGAACGTGTAGTCACAGTCCAGCAGATCCAACAGGCTGACTTCGTTGCGGATGACGTATTCGACGAATTCCTCTGTCTCGCGCCGGATCGAACGTTTTAGGTCATCGTCAATGCGGTCGACTTGTCGTCGGATTTCGCGGAAGCGGTCCAGCTTGGCTTGGTCTTCATCGGACATCTCTCCCCGTCGCCGAAAGAATCCACGGGGCAGCGTTTTGAACCATTCACGAAGCTCTTCGAGTTCTTCCGAATAGCCGAGGATCACGTTCGCATCAACATTGGCATTGACGACGTCTCGCGTTCGCAACCATTGTCCGACAAAGTTTCGGATAAAGGCGTCGGCCCGTTTGTCAGCCAACATTCGGTCGACTTGCGACTCCAGGTTTTCACGCAGTTTTCCTTGTTCGGCCAGCTCAACCAGTTCGTTATCCGGCATCGAAGACCACAGAAAGTACGACAGCCGTGAGGCGAGCGAAAGTTCGTCGACCAACGCATATCGCGAAGACGGATCGTCCGAAGCTGCCGATTCAATTCGAAACAGGAATCGCGGCGATGCCAGGACGGCGACGATCGCTCGACTGATGCCGGATTCGAAAGTTGTCTCGGGCTGCGAGTAGACTGCTTCGGCTAGGCTGACCAGTCGATCGACCGTCTTGCGATCGACTTTGCCTCGGAAGGCGCGAGTTGCAAACCGTTCTAAAACTTCCGCCGCATATTGCCGTCGTTCCTCGGCTCCTTCTGGTGGTGAGTCACGAGTGAAAAAACGATCGTAATTTTGCGGGTGGACTAGCTCCTGGGTATCCAAGGGGCCTTCGATGCTGACACGATAGATTTCGAAATGAACGTGCGTGTTGCCTTCATCTTCGAGGTCATCTTCGTCGCT
This genomic interval from Stieleria sp. JC731 contains the following:
- a CDS encoding DUF1592 domain-containing protein; this encodes MSKQIAHRNTSIYRCPMSPLAKITLLFAAVLSASTAIADETQTDLPDFAHDIRPILHRACIDCHSSDNAEADIDLSQFNESRDVSRENSVWVKTRAMIRSHQMPPKDAEPLSDDEHRLLLSWVEQYLRSAAKANAGDPGPVMLRRLNNEEYRYTIGDLTGVSSLNPTAEFPVDGAAGEGFINTGEAQAMSPALVSKYLDAARLIASHAVLTPQGIDFSEFTSRRDWTDERVQDIRDFYLNFTEFSNVEMQVSGAGSVPNEGGAIPYAKYLHALKASQTDLRAGEQSILDIADHHSLNPQYLGFLWARLSRTDPQNGVIVNQIAKQFSEADVDQVLKTVKALQQATFRFNSIGHVGGDGKPKRWMERVSPVLTNQSVNFALPAEPESDIAIHLTISDANDGSDSDIVILRNPRITIENDVDVPLASIQWLQQHADELNSEKRNLNELIERSIPDSRFGSSESLEGIGKNDLVVQAPAKLAFTIPQSIAQGRTLQLDAVLHDAAGKEGSVCIEVALAAHNSNSLPLATPVLVHPRGQKQQSVRDAFDLFCDCFPPLVCYSRIVPVDEVVTLSLYYRQDDDLQRLMLDDQQKKTLDQMWDEMLFVAQEPLRYEVAFEQLREFATQDRPDLVKVWDPLKPDVVRRANEFRQRQIDLEPLQVDSALRLASQAWRRPLSEPEQRGLSELYQSLRGEDLPHEKAIELLLTRIFASPAFLYRREVQPEGSGTADVSAIEYANRLSFFFWSSMPDEKLMRSANAGELSNPATLGAEIDRLLSDEKTRRLAIQFACQWLHLRNFSENDDKNEKLYPEFASLRHDMYEETILFFEHLFRNNGSILEILDADYAYVNRSLAAHYGIEDIDTDGWVRLDGVQKQGRGGILAMATVLASQSGASRTSPILRGNYVFETLLGERLPRPPADVPQLPEELPKDLSARELIEQHSAAPQCAKCHELIDPFGFALEQYDAIGRLRPIPVDTATVAADGTAMDGINGLREYLLHDRRDAFVRQFCRKLLGFALGRAVQLSDEVLLDEMQQRLKNNDYRFRVAIESIVTSQPFRQIRCADFSPPQSPAYLD
- a CDS encoding DUF1552 domain-containing protein, producing MSHGQKPTFSRRGFLRGSGLSVALPALVSLKASSAAAFEATPSAGAVTSTGAPLRMAFMSIPNGVQQENWFPTEDYQLNETMKPLEGLKSDLQVISGLDHINATAGPDGAGDHARANATFLTGLRARKTSGSDIQCGISVDQVAAQAFGSVTRMPSLELTSDLIRNSGSCDSGYACAYQYNLAWSSPSTPVTPEANPRLVFERLFGAGTANDRKQNYEARLATKKSVLDFVLEEGRDVQRQLAAADSRKFDEYFSVVRDMERRIEAAERFKDPPETDQDAPAGIPRDFGDYMTLMYDMLHLAFQTDSTRVATLLLAYDGSNRTFPQLGIPEGHHWLTHSQRDEKLAEKVARIDQFYIEHFARFLEKMRQTEDVDGNSLLHNSMIIYGGAIADGNRHTHENLPVIMAGHGGGKVTTGRYYQAEKQPMSNLYVSMLNLMGVPVTQFGDSDGRLDLGTA
- a CDS encoding DUF1592 domain-containing protein, translated to MSRFTIAAAVAMTWFATEPQCGVAGELPSIESDPIAAYESDIVPILQNYCYDCHGYGEREGNFVLDQFSSGEEANADPELWWNVVKNLRAGVMPPVGSPKLKPEELARVNRWIKFGPFGIDPENPDPGPITVRRMNRQEYGNTVRSLMGVDFDETLLFPPDDSGHGFDNVADALMVSPLLLDKYLQAAEMITERAVPRVTKIIPRQDFRGHDFTTSDKGSNRNGRSLDGKKETTVSRQFAIKDNGRYNVSIGTKQHGSFEFDPARYKVICRIDDELAFESELGWDENKLTEFDSVKDWDAGDHKISFQIEPIVNASDEDDLEDEGNTHVHFEIYRVSIEGPLDTQELVHPQNYDRFFTRDSPPEGAEERRQYAAEVLERFATRAFRGKVDRKTVDRLVSLAEAVYSQPETTFESGISRAIVAVLASPRFLFRIESAASDDPSSRYALVDELSLASRLSYFLWSSMPDNELVELAEQGKLRENLESQVDRMLADKRADAFIRNFVGQWLRTRDVVNANVDANVILGYSEELEELREWFKTLPRGFFRRRGEMSDEDQAKLDRFREIRRQVDRIDDDLKRSIRRETEEFVEYVIRNEVSLLDLLDCDYTFLDPKLADHYGIEGVKGEKMRRVELPEDSPRGGLLTQASMLMVTSNPTRTSPVKRGLFILDNILGTPAPPAPGVVPELEESADRFDGREPTLRELLAVHREDALCASCHARMDPIGLALENFDALGMWRDSDNGSPIEPQGELVTGETFSDIRELKKLLRENHADDFYRCVTEKLLVFAIGRGMEYTDEHTVDQIVEKLRQNDGKFSVLVKAVIESAPFQKQRLTSTDQQTISSNEIQASGESP